From Debaryomyces hansenii CBS767 chromosome C complete sequence, a single genomic window includes:
- a CDS encoding DEHA2C02948p (similar to CA0589|IPF13080 Candida albicans IPF13080): MVLTVEFYFIFNTKRKELKMLRYITLLVCTGGAGIGSEILQSVVNPTRVFDINDILCNIAGSLVGVGISSGYSMWIMKNKRPQKQSYIMNVRQSSNRIEQEDVVPEEEDYIKIEMKDAAEQV, encoded by the coding sequence ATGGTACTCACGGTTGAATTTTACTTCATCTTTAACACGAAGCGAAAGGAATTGAAGATGTTACGATATATTACTCTATTGGTTTGCACTGGTGGTGCTGGAATTGGACTGGAAATTCTACAAAGTGTTGTAAATCCTACTCGTGTATttgatataaatgatattcTCTGCAATATTGCGGGAAGTCTAGTAGGAGTGGGGATCAGTTCAGGGTATCTGATGTggataatgaagaacaagagACCACAAAAACAGAGTTATATAATGAACGTTCGACAGTCATCGAACAGAATTGAACAGGAAGACGTGGTTCCGGAGGAAGAAGACTATATTAAAATAGAAATGAAGGATGCTGCCGAACAAGTGTGA
- a CDS encoding DEHA2C02970p (similar to CA0590|IPF13079 Candida albicans IPF13079), with translation MRFIRSFIPGIRCSNSLIFKRRASIDYLVSSLNRAEETNKEEHPSQKCNINILKPSEIPPKDSTKLVISPNELTDHFRYKEYPKPTRRQISETQALFNNSSFKLEWTLDKYDEIPYIKYKRLKEEKTEKLSKVEPYRKTEYHLTQLNSKKTFGIQPEHLKPMPEVLLLGNTNVGKSSLINSLLVNREENKSANLSTEHAFVSKRAGYTKTLNCFNIGNKLRIMDSPGYGEFGESSQGEVITDYITKGQSLRRVFVLIDSVKGFQEEDLHIIDFLISEGISFDLIFTKVDQVIQKFMPKKLINSKHANKPKSVEERVNNATLIKQCNKKVIDYFGSMIEESNMSNLVTLPKLFFNNVQTNKFVPGRQGYKEIRYEILSSCGLVKEDTVGSGAAIQEETMMKQNALRRKTKVQRLM, from the coding sequence ATGAGGTTTATACGGAGTTTTATACCAGGCATTAGATGCTCGAACTCGCTAATATTTAAGAGAAGAGCTTCGATTGACTATCTTGTTTCATCTCTCAATAGAGCCGAAGAGACTAACAAGGAAGAGCACCCATCTCAAAAATGCaacattaatatattaaagcCATCAGAAATTCCTCCAAAGGATAGCACGAAGCTTGTTATATCACCAAACGAATTAACTGACCATTTCAGATATAAAGAGTACCCCAAACCAACAAGAAGACAAATTTCTGAAACGCAGGCActctttaataattctagtTTTAAGCTTGAGTGGACGttagataaatatgatgaaataccatatataaaatataaaagaTTAAAGGAAGAAAAGACAGAGAAATTATCTAAGGTTGAGCCCTATAGGAAAACGGAGTACCATTTGACACAATTAAATTCTAAAAAGACGTTTGGAATCCAACCAGAACATCTCAAACCGATGCCTGAGGTTCTATTACTAGGGAACACGAATGTGGGAAAATCCTCGTTGATCAATAGTTTGTTAGTTAACagagaagaaaataagtCGGCCAATTTATCTACCGAGCATGCATTTGTTTCGAAGAGGGCAGGCTACACTAAGACGCTCAACTGTTTCAATATAggtaataaattgagaataATGGATAGTCCAGGTTACGGTGAATTTGGAGAGCTGTCACAAGGAGAGGTTATAACAGATTACATAACCAAGGGACAGTCGTTGAGAAGGGTTTTTGTATTAATAGACAGTGTGAAAGGctttcaagaagaagacttaCATATAATAGACTTCTTAATAAGTGAAGGGATCTCATTCGATCTAATTTTCACCAAGGTAGACcaagttattcaaaaattcatGCCAAAAAAGCTAATCAATTCTAAACATGCTAATAAGCCCAAATCCGTAGAAGAAAGAGTCAACAACGCAACTTTGATAAAACAATGCAATAAGAAGGTCATTGACTACTTTGGTAGTATGATAGAAGAATCAAATATGTCTAATCTTGTAACCTTACCGAAgttattctttaataatgtaCAAACGAACAAGTTTGTACCTGGCAGGCAAGGATATAAGGAAATTAGATATGAAATATTGCTGAGTTGTGGATTGGTTAAAGAAGATACAGTAGGTAGTGGTGCTGCCATTCAAGAAGAGACTATGATGAAGCAAAATGCACTTAGGAGGAAGACAAAGGTTCAAAGACTAATGTAA
- a CDS encoding DEHA2C02992p (similar to uniprot|P28007 Saccharomyces cerevisiae YHR089C GAR1 Protein component of the H/ACA snoRNP pseudouridylase complex): MNRGRGGFRGGRGGRTGPSQFQQGPPDTVLEMGAFMQSCEGDIVCRSINVKIPYFNAPIYLENKTQVGKVDEILGPVNEVFFTIKPSEGVQADSFKDGDKFYIGPDKLLPLERFLPKPKEFGTKPKKKSAGGAGRGGFGGRGGARGGRGGFGGRGGSRGGFGDRGGRGGSRGGFGGRGGSRGGFGDRGGFGGRGGSRGGFGDRGGRGGGFRGGRF; encoded by the coding sequence ATGAACAGAGGAAGAGGTGGATTTAGAGGTGGCCGTGGTGGTAGAACCGGACCAtctcaatttcaacaagGACCACCAGATACCGTTTTAGAAATGGGTGCTTTTATGCAATCTTGCGAGGGAGATATTGTTTGTCGTTCCATAAATGTTAAAATTCCATACTTCAATGCTCCAATCTACTTGGAGAACAAAACGCAAGTCGGTAAAGTTGACGAAATTTTGGGACCTGTGAACGAAGTTTTTTTCACCATTAAGCCATCTGAAGGAGTTCAAGCCGATTCTTTCAAGGACGGTGACAAATTTTACATTGGGCCagataaattattaccGTTAGAAAGATTCTTGCCTAAGCCAAAGGAATTCGGTACCAaaccaaagaagaagtcaGCCGGTGGTGCAGGTCGTGGTGGATTTGGAGGCCGTGGAGGAGCCAGAGGAGGCCGTGGTGGATTCGGAGGCCGTGGTGGAAGCCGTGGTGGATTCGGAGACCGTGGTGGTCGTGGTGGAAGCCGTGGTGGATTTGGTGGCCGTGGTGGAAGCCGTGGTGGATTCGGAGACCGTGGTGGATTTGGTGGCCGTGGTGGAAGCCGTGGTGGATTCGGAGACCGTGGTGGACGTGGTGGTGGATTCCGTGGTGGCCGTTTTTAA
- a CDS encoding DEHA2C03014p (uniprot|P34216 Saccharomyces cerevisiae YBL047C EDE1 Key endocytic protein involved in a network of interactions with other endocytic proteins, binds membranes in a ubiquitin-dependent manner, may also bind ubiquitinated membrane-associated protein (not found?)), with amino-acid sequence MSVSSPTPTFKVGLTPEEKKLYSQLFKSLDPEGTGIISGEKARSTFEKSGLPPAILGEIWQIADHNNLGFLTQFGFCHAMRLIGYTQSGQHPTSTLGDTPGPMPKFANLNLAQPPRPLQPQSTNSSFMQSQPSAIVPQNTATLQSKPQDPISSISSADYQKFSQLFIKTVGTPRGELNGNRARDIFMKAKLPTAALGQIWSLVDRDNSGKLDMPSFVIAMHLIHGLLSGVIKQLPPFLSENVWQSVQSPEANFQSPGSRQASYNSINSQQTTVRHPSSAGTQNQFQQPQSPHRDVSVSQDANSWTVTRTMKQQYDSIFDNLDKSKKGHLSPDQVASILMTSKLNQQDLASVWDLADIQNTGIFTKLEFSIALFLVNKKLAGDKLPNIVPDSLIESIKSVGEPQPQSNSDASQIKPIEKQKTAMDDLVDIFGPGANTNNAASTVSNAGSSAPTGANRSLETRTSSSDLSHPGDLPKVRKNLSQSFKPTSSFGQTLINKHQSFPAPKEEKVEEDLLGEDVHHEAEQRSPPPVSESKKINYDALRSVPPPPVKNQPPTFGTASSPMKQPTSSGYQSPPPIPAHNNAGGVSREGSFQHSFQQQRSLPNQNDDLLADADPEISGQLSQATSDIANLSNQIKSLTTQTSGLHEKKSRAEQELTKILSTKQDIGNKLKTLRSSYESEVQQFNQVEANLATAKEETEALRSETSISEAKFNSLTSDLNERQVTMENLQKENASLKEKLGNLNAENAELQKQTQIRASELQQLTNKLSVTKSQVQVSLVKNQELKDKLLEMESSNKSLQEEFNQAEQQQSNSERESKDLAQQHEDLSKFQPSKENSGLFGNAKGMALGAGVGSAIAGVAGMVGHSMGNNESSTSNRDGQQESYNSNDTNEQRSFSSKFKVSDLVDEVRDKPSADLTGIDDLQDINKDASSFPTASRQNTEQATDELSDRFPRLSTNESTEENNTNATAPSSTVMTEDTDGNETPVTSPSNSDFQFPEGSNTGIGAGMAGMPGMLVGVQRTDSLTSSVQNNAALSVRDDNIDEVSDRDTIDNLTAPNTAGTAVATHNESKNFNNQEESSDKLSSGVESFEMVNSDDARDQYNSQDKQFETGNKESFVIQNPSNVKEDTDLPHPSIEDEFPPIKELDYDESSSDDESQDDNFDDAVDNLPSQTKESHGINEAPRDDFDSAFNDLQPAAPENHGKDLFADEFDDLEVAQVDDNLNDEFEGQNQEFGLSEDFTNEPLNQSDATYSQSNRQSSEQPNKNSNDEWEQLFAGFGNSEPTSQEHSQPAVSDSNQYDSIQELVGMGFDENTAAKALAKENGNLEAATNYLLDNA; translated from the exons ATGAGTGTTTCTCTGC CTACCCCTACGTTTAAAGTGGGACTTAcaccagaagaaaagaaattataCTCACAGTTATTCAAGTCTTTGGATCCGGAGGGAACGGGAATTATATCTGGAGAGAAGGCCAGATCGACGTTTGAAAAATCGGGATTACCGCCGGCTATATTGGGGGAGATTTGGCAAATTGCTGATCATAACAATTTGGGGTTTTTGACGCAGTTCGGATTTTGTCATGCTATGAGATTAATAGGTTACACGCAATCTGGACAGCATCCGACCTCGACGTTGGGAGATACGCCAGGTCCAATGCCGAAATTTGCCAATTTGAACTTGGCGCAGCCACCACGTCCATTGCAACCACAATCCACCAATAGTTCGTTCATGCAATCGCAACCTAGCGCAATTGTTCCTCAGAATACGGCGACGCTCCAGTCAAAGCCTCAAGATCCAATTTCATCGATCTCGTCCGCcgattatcaaaaatttagcCAACTCTTCATTAAAACTGTCGGAACACCAAGAGGAGAGTTAAATGGAAATAGGGCTAGAGATATCTTTATGAAAGCAAAATTACCAACAGCGGCTTTGGGTCAAATTTGGAGTTTGGTTGATAGGGACAATAGCGGTAAATTGGATATGCCCAGCTTTGTAATTGCTATGCATTTGATTCATGGTTTATTGAGTGGTGTTATCAAGCAACTACCACCTTTTTTGTCTGAGAATGTTTGGCAATCAGTTCAATCTCCTGAAGCTAACTTTCAATCCCCGGGTTCTCGTCAAGCTTCTTATAACTCTATCAATTCGCAGCAAACTACTGTCAGGCATCCTTCTTCAGCTGGTACAcaaaatcaattccaaCAACCGCAATCACCACATAGAGATGTTTCTGTAAGTCAAGATGCTAATAGCTGGACCGTAACGCGTACTATGAAACAACAATATGACTCTATTTTCGataatttggataaatCTAAGAAGGGTCATTTATCTCCTGATCAAGTAGcttcaattttaatgacttcaaaattaaatcagCAAGATTTGGCGTCGGTTTGGGATTTGGCCGATATACAAAACACTGGTATTTTTAcaaaattagaattttcTATAGCGTTGTTCTTAGTTAACAAAAAATTGGCTGGTGATaaattaccaaatattGTTCCTGATTCGTTGATTGAATCTATTAAGAGCGTTGGTGAACCTCAACCTCAGTCTAATTCAGATGCTTCCCAAATAAAACCAATTGAAAAGCAAAAAACTGCTATGGATGATTTGGTAGACATTTTTGGTCCAGGCGCCAATACCAATAATGCTGCATCAACTGTATCTAATGCAGGTTCATCAGCACCAACCGGTGCGAACCGCTCGCTTGAAACACGTACTTCAAGTAGTGATTTGAGTCATCCTGGTGATTTACCAAAAGTTCGGAAAAACTTGTCGCAATCGTTTAAACctacttcttcttttggtcaaactttgataaataaacATCAATCCTTCCCTGCTcctaaagaagaaaaggtAGAGGAAGATTTATTGGGTGAAGATGTTCATCATGAAGCTGAACAAAGATCACCACCCCCTGTGTCAGAAagcaaaaaaattaattatgaTGCTTTAAGATCTGTTCCTCCTCCACCTGTGAAGAATCAACCACCAACATTTGGTACTGCATCCTCACCTATGAAACAACCAACGTCTTCTGGGTATCAATCTCCTCCACCTATTCCAGCGCACAATAATGCCGGAGGTGTCTCGCGTGAGGGCTCATTCCAACACTCATTCCAACAACAGAGATCGTTACCAAACCAGAACGATGACTTGTTGGCCGATGCTGATCCTGAGATTTCTGGTCAATTATCCCAGGCAACTTCAGATATTGCTAATCTCTCAAACCAAATAAAGTCATTAACTACCCAAACTTCAGGATTGCATGAAAAGAAAAGTCGAGCAGAGCAAGAATTAACTAAGATTTTATCAACCAAGCAAGATATTGGCAACAAATTAAAGACCTTGAGATCATCCTATGAAAGCGAAGTTCAACAATTTAATCAAGTTGAGGCTAATTTGGCTACTGCGAAAGAGGAAACAGAAGCATTAAGGTCAGAGACATCTATATCGGAAGCAAAATTTAACAGTTTAACCTCTGACTTGAATGAAAGACAAGTAACAATGGAAAACTTGCAGAAAGAAAATGCatcattgaaagaaaaattaggTAATTTAAATGCTGAAAATGCTGAGCTTCAGAAACAGACTCAAATAAGAGCAAGCGAACTTCAGCAATTAACAAATAAGTTATCGGTTACAAAGTCCCAGGTTCAAGTATCACTTGTTAAGAACcaagaattaaaagatAAGCTTTTAGAAATGGAAAGTAGTAATAAAAGtttacaagaagaattcaatcaaGCTGAACAACAACAAAGCAACTCCGAAAGGGAAAGCAAAGATTTGGCTCAGCAACATGAAGATTTATCCAAATTTCAACCTTCTAAGGAAAATTCCGGTTTATTTGGTAATGCTAAAGGCATGGCTTTGGGAGCTGGTGTTGGTTCAGCCATTGCTGGTGTTGCAGGTATGGTCGGTCATAGTATGGGTAACAATGAGTCATCAACTTCTAATAGAGATGGACAACAAGAATCATATAATTCGAATGATACAAATGAACAAAGAAGTTTCAGCTCGAAGTTCAAGGTTAGCGACTTGGTTGATGAAGTTAGAGATAAACCAAGTGCAGATTTGACAGGTATTGATGATTTGCAAGATATTAACAAAGATGCATCATCATTCCCAACTGCTTCGAGGCAAAATACTGAGCAAGCCACTGATGAACTTAGTGATAGATTTCCAAGGTTATCTACCAACGAATCTACTGAGGAGAATAACACAAATGCTACTGCGCCTTCATCTACGGTAATGACTGAAGATACTGATGGAAATGAAACTCCTGTAACGTCACCAAGCAATTCAGATTTTCAATTCCCTGAAGGATCTAATACAGGTATTGGTGCAGGTATGGCCGGAATGCCTGGCATGTTAGTTGGTGTTCAAAGAACAGATTCTTTGACCTCCAGTGTTCAAAATAATGCGGCATTATCTGTTCgtgatgataatattgacGAAGTTAGCGATCGTGAtactattgataatttaacTGCTCCCAACACTGCGGGAACAGCTGTTGCCACCCATAATGAGTctaaaaatttcaataatcaagaagaatcCAGTGATAAGTTATCATCTGGAGTGGAATCTTTTGAGATGGTGAACTCGGATGATGCAAGAGATCAATATAACTCTCAAGACAAGCAATTTGAAACTGGGAATAAAGAATCATTTGTTATACAGAATCCTCTGAATGTTAAAGAAGATACTGATTTGCCTCACCCttcaattgaagatgagTTTCCACcaattaaagaattggatTATGATGAAAGCTCctctgatgatgaatctCAAGATGATAACTTTGATGATGCGGTGGATAATTTACCAAGTCAAACTAAGGAATCGCACGGCATTAATGAAGCACCTCGTGATGATTTCGATAGTGCctttaatgatttacaGCCTGCTGCGCCTGAAAATCATGGAAAAGATTTATTCgctgatgaatttgatgatcTTGAAGTAGCTCAGgttgatgataatttgaatgatgaatttgaaggtcaaaatcaagaatttggGTTATCGGAAGATTTTACCAACGAGCCATTAAATCAAAGCGACGCCACCTATTCACAACTGAATCGTCAATCATCTGAACAACCTAACAAGAATTCCAATGATGAATGGGAGCAGCTTTTTGCAGGATTTGGTAATTCTGAGCCAACTTCGCAAGAGCATTCTCAACCAGCAGTATCAGATTCAAATCAATACGattcaattcaagaattggtTGGTATGGGATTTGATGAAAACACTGCGGCTAAAGCTCTAGCTAAGGAAAATGGAAATTTAGAAGCGGCcacaaattatttattagataaCGCTTGA
- a CDS encoding DEHA2C03036p (similar to uniprot|Q12358 Saccharomyces cerevisiae YLL057C JLP1), which produces MSSGNKFGNFDIHFVEGTDEIEQDGTLVINKLNRDQSKFPDFLPTWDPRQKYPPLKFFKHEDPGARADKSLSNLFPKDSDHVQKRITPKLGTEVTGIQLSQLDDKGKDELALFVAQRGVVVFREQDFATKGPKFATEYGSHFGRLHIHPTSGAPKDHPELHITYRRADEGEFSRVFSNRLNSIGWHSDVSYELQPPGTTFFTVLQGPDAGGDTNFADVVEAYNRLSPEFQKRLANLHVLHTSEDQASNSRTQGGIERRKPVSNIHPLIRQHPATGDKFIYLNRPFSRRIVELKEDESDYLLNFLFQHIESAHDLQLRARWEPNSVVVWDNRRVVHSAVIDWDTPVSRHAFRITPQAERPVEDLKYLNKEEYDVGDVAEALDKLLN; this is translated from the coding sequence ATGTCATCAGGAAACAAATTCGGAAACTTCGATATCCACTTTGTGGAAGGCACCGACGAAATAGAACAAGACGGTACCTTGgtcatcaataaattgaacAGAGACCAACTGAAGTTCCCTGATTTTTTGCCAACTTGGGATCCAAGACAAAAGTATCCaccattgaaatttttcaagcaTGAAGATCCGGGTGCTAGAGCCGACAAGTCGTTATCAAACTTATTTCCAAAAGACTCTGATCATGTCCAAAAGAGAATCACACCTAAGTTAGGAACAGAAGTCACTGGCATACAATTGTCACAATTAGATGATAAGGGAAAGGACGAATTAGCCTTGTTCGTCGCGCAGAGAGGTGTTGTTGTCTTTAGAGAGCAAGATTTCGCAACCAAAGGTCCAAAATTTGCTACCGAATATGGTAGCCACTTTGGTCGTTTGCACATTCACCCAACTTCAGGTGCTCCAAAGGATCACCCTGAATTGCATATCACGTATCGTCGTGCCGATGAAGGTGAATTCAGCCGTGTCTTTTCCAATAGACTAAATTCTATCGGATGGCACTCAGATGTTTCATACGAATTACAACCACCAGGTACCACATTCTTCACTGTTTTACAAGGTCCTGATGCTGGTGGTGACACCAATTTTGCAGATGTTGTTGAAGCTTACAACCGTTTATCTCCAGAATTCCAGAAGAGACTTGCAAATTTACATGTTTTACACACTTCTGAAGATCAAGCAAGCAATTCTCGTACGCAAGGTGGTATTGAGAGAAGAAAGCCGGTTTCAAACATTCACCCATTGATTAGACAACATCCAGCTACCGGTGATAAGTTTATTTACTTGAACCGTCCATTCTCTAGAAGAATTGTTGAATTGAAGGAAGATGAATCCGATTACTTACTTAACTTCTTATTCCAACATATTGAATCCGCTCATGACTTACAATTGAGAGCTAGATGGGAACCAAACTCTGTTGTTGTCTGGGATAACAGAAGAGTTGTTCATTCTGCTGTTATTGACTGGGATACTCCAGTATCTAGACATGCATTCAGAATCACCCCACAAGCTGAAAGACCggttgaagatttgaagtatttgaaCAAGGAAGAATACGACGTTGGTGACGTTGCTGAAGCTTTAGATAAGCTTTTAAACTAA
- a CDS encoding DEHA2C03058p (weakly similar to CA1786|IPF7629 Candida albicans IPF7629): MNYKNYQQVVCLNTKQPKVVKKHRSIRKPALTSGKKRTKTGCLTCRKRKKKCDEEKIDGKCQACTRNFLPCCWPTPTATVDAFSVPQASEIVQTPLSSPPTSPMSAYPSPRSPTDLHSDDEIKSLSLDNSNYKLVSFQSEGRDVPKSKHKDAKEVQQKTDSAEQKFIITSIDSHHGLCQVSSN, encoded by the coding sequence ATGAACTATAAGAACTACCAGCAAGTTGTTTGTTTAAACACAAAACAACCTAAGGTTGTTAAGAAACACAGGTCCATACGAAAGCCTGCCTTAACCTCGGGCAAAAAGCGCACCAAAACAGGGTGCCTTACCTGCCGtaagagaaagaagaagtgtgatgaagaaaagataGACGGAAAGTGTCAGGCTTGTACCAGAAACTTCTTACCATGTTGCTGGCCGACTCCCACAGCTACCGTTGATGCTTTTTCGGTACCTCAGGCTTCAGAAATTGTGCAAACGCCTCTTTCTTCTCCTCCTACCTCCCCAATGAGTGCTTATCCAAGCCCAAGATCACCTACGGACTTACACAGCGACGACGAGATCAAATCGCTCTCTTTGGATAATTCCAACTACAAATTAGTGAGCTTCCAACTGGAAGGTCGCGACGTGCCGAAGTCTAAACACAAGGACGCAAAAGAAGTGCAACAAAAGACTGATTCGGCGGAACAGAAATTCATAATCACCTCAATAGACAGTCATCATGGGTTGTGTCAAGTTTCGTCgaattaa
- a CDS encoding mitochondrial 54S ribosomal protein MRPL51 (similar to uniprot|Q06090 Saccharomyces cerevisiae YPR100W MRPL51 Mitochondrial ribosomal protein of the large subunit), with protein MPVKAIPKVSISRNGIGAYVLPCHKISVQYCNHGGSSSGIRDLLASGSLNSMASAKSKIFFNITKQKGHPKLVFHYNNDHNNQVSIANLPASEIVNKINEHSQSSGNKLFKWNHKVLSINESVRGIWSPLHTAKENRHKI; from the coding sequence ATGCCAGTTAAAGCTATACCTAAGGTATCCATAAGCCGGAACGGTATTGGAGCATATGTTTTGCCTTGCCACAAAATATCCGTGCAATATTGTAACCATGGTGGATCATCGAGTGGAATTCGTGATTTGTTAGCATCTGGTTCTTTGAATTCCATGGCATCAGCCAAATCgaaaatattctttaatataaCAAAGCAAAAGGGACACCCAAAGTTGGTATTCCATTATAATAACGATCACAACAACCAAGTTAGTATTGCCAATTTACCTGCCAGTGAAATAGTGAATAAGATTAATGAACACTCACAATCCAGTGGAAATAAGTTATTCAAGTGGAATCATAAGGTTTTGTCTATCAATGAATCTGTTAGAGGCATCTGGTCTCCATTGCATACTGCAAAGGAAAATAGACACAAGATTTGA
- a CDS encoding DEHA2C03102p (similar to uniprot|P50276 Saccharomyces cerevisiae YGR055W MUP1 High affinity methionine permease), whose product MGLTDFYKKSSSAEETNDNSETVSYNSSNDKEAAVVQLDQNKKEIGYLSATSLCLNRMLGAGVFSTGSTIFSLSGSVGTSLIMWAAGSIIAFTGLYVYMEFGSAIPRNGGEKNYLEYMYKKPRFLITAMYASYAFFLGWASGNSIVVGEYLLNAAEVEVTQWNSRAIGIGVITFAFIVNGINVKFGLFLGNILGLFKIVIVLLITVTGWVALGGGIHTNGFQAPDNFSNAFEGESPSGFGIVNALYNVIWSYVGYSNINYALGEVKNPVKVLRIAAPTAFISLAIIYMFVNIAYFAVVPKEEIANSGRILAASFFRYAFGKTAETASSVFVALSALGNVMSVIFSQGRIIQQLGREGSLPFSRFFATQKPFNTPFVGLMQHWIVCIVTIVAPPPGDAYNFILNLISYPLNVVNTAVAFGLLYIYWQKRRGLVEWDPPIKASIPIIVFFAFSSLYLIVAPYIPPTDGQTVYQDLPYWIHPVVTWGVFGVGAVYWLLWAKVLPHFGGYRLVAKEVLGEDGFWRNKFYKISRDETNAVDEDGDEIAERII is encoded by the coding sequence ATGGGGCTTACAGATTTCTATAAGAAGCTGTCTTCGGCTGAAGAAACGAACGATAACAGTGAGACTGTTTCGTACAACTCGAGTAATGACAAAGAAGCAGCAGTTGTGCAATTAGATCAAAACAAGAAGGAAATAGGATATTTGTCAGCTACTTCGTTATGTCTTAACAGAATGTTGGGTGCCGGTGTTTTCTCTACAGGATCTACAATTTTCTCGTTGTCAGGGTCGGTTGGTACTTCATTAATTATGTGGGCTGCTGGTTCTATAATTGCGTTCACTGGTTTATACGTGTATATGGAGTTCGGGTCAGCAATTCCTAGAAACGGGGGAGAAAAGAACTACCTTGAGTATATGTACAAGAAACCAAGATTCTTAATAACGGCGATGTATGCGTCGTATGCTTTCTTCTTAGGTTGGGCATCTGGTAATTCTATTGTGGTTGGTGAATACCTTTTGAATGCAGCGGAAGTTGAGGTGACACAGTGGAATTCCAGAGCAATCGGTATTGGGGTGATCACATTTGCGTTTATTGTCAACGGTATTAATGTTAAATTTGGGTTATTCTTGGGTAACATATTAGGTTTATTCAAGATTGTTATTGTTTTGTTAATCACTGTGACTGGTTGGGTTGCTCTTGGCGGAGGTATCCATACCAATGGCTTCCAGGCCCCTGATAACTTTTCCAATGCCTTTGAGGGTGAATCTCCATCCGGATTTGGGATCGTGAATGCGTTATATAACGTTATCTGGTCATATGTTGGATACTCGAATATCAACTATGCTTTAGGTGAAGTGAAGAATCCTGTTAAAGTGTTACGTATTGCCGCTCCTACTGCATTTATTTCATTGgcaattatttatatgtttGTCAATATTGCATACTTTGCAGTTGTGCCAAAGGAAGAAATCGCTAATTCGGGTAGAATTTTGGCGGCTTCCTTCTTCAGATACGCTTTTGGTAAGACTGCTGAAACGGCATCATCAGTATTTGTTGCATTATCAGCCTTAGGTAATGTGATGTCAGTCATTTTCTCACAAGGtagaattattcaacaattggGTAGAGAAGGTAGTTTGCCATTTTCCAGATTTTTTGCGACTCAAAAACCATTCAATACTCCATTTGTTGGTTTAATGCAACATTGGATAGTTTGTATTGTGACGATTGTTGCACCTCCTCCAGGAGATGCCtataatttcatcttgaATTTAATCTCGTACCCATTAAATGTTGTTAACACTGCAGTCGCATTCggtttattatatatttactGGCAGAAGCGTAGAGGGTTAGTGGAATGGGATCCTCCAATTAAAGCATCAATTCCAATCATTgttttttttgcattttcttcattatacTTGATTGTTGCACCATATATTCCTCCTACTGATGGACAAACAGTTTATCAGGATTTACCATACTGGATACACCCAGTTGTCACCTGGGGTGTTTTCGGTGTTGGGGCTGTATACTGGTTGTTGTGGGCCAAGGTTTTGCCGCATTTTGGTGGCTACAGATTGGTTGCGAAGGAAGTACTTGGTGAAGACGGATTCTGGAGGAATAAGTtctataaaatttcaagagACGAAACAAACGCTGTTGACGAGGACGGCGATGAGATCGCAGAAAGAAtcatataa